Proteins encoded by one window of Haliotis asinina isolate JCU_RB_2024 chromosome 6, JCU_Hal_asi_v2, whole genome shotgun sequence:
- the LOC137286865 gene encoding uncharacterized protein — translation MSGLIGGSQASVVTVSQLMLWSGNLKLKTVENPGKIVSYDVVDLFTSVPINETLHILRNRLDNLDSPLDTKLSTDSILQLITNSITSTYFTWGDELYEQIHGLPMGSPLSPILSEIYMTSFEHQALSSSLIKPTCWFRKVDDTFVILPQANDPSALLQHLNHQHPRIQFTFETESNSQLPFLDVLVTRTTDNTIQTSVYRKPTHTDQYLHFDSNHSLRTKTGIISTLTRRALNLSSVSPQPELNHLKHVFTQLNNYPPQLVNRVINSTVNPPPKPTTTKPDPAPIRISLPYTGKTSHHISRLLKQQAECDDVHDGDRGDDDDDDDDDDDDGDSR, via the exons atgagtggattaattggtggaagccagg caagtgttgtgacagtgtcccagttgatgttgtggtcaggaaatttgaAACTCAAGACTGTTGAAAACCCTGGAAAAATCGTTAGTTATGATGTAGTGGACTTGTTCACCAGTGTTCCCATTAACGAAACCCTGCACATCCTCCGTAACCGCCTTGATAACCTCGACTCCCCTCTGGACACCAAACTCTCTACTGACTCCATCCTTCAGCTCATTACTAACTCCATCACCTCCACATACTTCACCTGGGGTGATGAACTCTATGAGCAAATCCATGGTCTGCCCATGGGATCCCCTCTCTCTCCCATCCTCTCTGAAATCTACATGACCTCCTTTGAGCACCAAGCCCTCAGTTCCTCACTAATTAAACCAACCTGCTGGTTCAGGAAGGTTGACGACACCTTTGTCATTCTGCCCCAAGCTAACGACCCCTCCGCTCTCCTTCAGCACCTTAACCACCAACACCCCCGCATTCAGTTCacgtttgagactgaaagcaacTCACAACTCCCCTTCCTTGACGTTCTCGTCACCCGCACTACTGACAACACCATCCAAACCTCTGTCTATCGTAAACCCACTCACACTGACCAATACCTCCACTTTGACTCAAACCACTCACTCCGAACTAAAACGGGCATCATCTCTACCCTCACCCGCCGTGCCCTAAACCTATCCTCTGTCTCTCCTCAACCCGAACTAAACCATCTCAAGCATGTCTTCACCCAACTAAACAACTACCCTCCCCAACTTGTTAACCGTGTCATTAACTCCACTGTCAACCCACCTCCCAAACCCACTACTACCAAGCCTGATCCCGCTCCCATACGCATCTCACTACCATACAccggcaaaacatcacaccacatcagtcgcctactcaagcaacaagcag